The Coccidioides posadasii str. Silveira chromosome 5, complete sequence genome has a segment encoding these proteins:
- a CDS encoding uncharacterized protein (EggNog:ENOG410PPBN~BUSCO:15742at33183) has translation MSQRSNSPPSPTKPRRRRSSFTELFQKQGNVASPTTGSHPRPIYTPGSARTQQQRRMSLNTLGLSGSPTQMSPFAAASMRRGSVSSSVMSTSPTMDQAVVEEAEEETPTTAPATPFARRVSFGAPALRGSGNAEGFNWPESLRVKAERAPSLGNFPPTSPTLPHAGMIHQRSASIAAMEAPPPERAELPKQSQHKSRPKPDYFQEKILRADFMD, from the exons ATGTCTCAAAGATCGAATTCTCCTCCATCTCCAACCAAGCCTCGCCGGCGACGCTCGTCTTTCACCGAGCTTTTCCAGAAGCAGGGCAACGTTGCTTCCCCAACTACCGGCTCGCATCCTCGACCCATCTACACCCCTGGCAGCGCCCGAACCCAGCAACAGCGGAGGATGTCCCTTAATACATTGGGCCTTTCTGGTTCCCCCACCCAGATGTCTCCATTTGCAGCAGCTTCCATGCGCCGTGGTAGCGTCTCAAGCTCTGTGATGTCGACTTCACCGACAATGGACCAAGCCGTCGTCGAGGAAGCCGAAGAGGAGACCCCAACGACGGCCCCTGCAACTCCTTTTGCTCGCCGCGTCTCGTTTGGAGCACCGGCATTGCGTGGGAGCGGAAATG CAGAAGGTTTCAATTGGCCCGAGTCTCTCAGGGTAAAGGCGGAGCGCGCACCCTCACTTGGGAATTTTCCTCCTACGTCCCCGACCCTACCGCATGCGGGTATGATTCACCAACGTTCGGCTTCAATTGCAGCCATGGAGGCACCACCGCCCGAGCGTGCAGAGCTGCCAAAACAGTCCCAGCATAAGTCGAGACCGAAGCCGGACTACTTCCAAGAGAAGATCTTACGAGCCGACTTCATGGACTAA
- the STT4 gene encoding phosphatidylinositol-4- kinase (EggNog:ENOG410PHQ4~COG:T~BUSCO:119at33183): protein MHSTYIRRVAFEKLATLAAKYPGACHTNTSDIDRLRNACRRPKASPTGFLDDVFKGRASPAPIRIRDLDALLSLCEAAPLTSKPEDVAKLVTLFTDYLPDCCSLVFNSSPFLHSLETPPWELLTRNLITALLSLGLHHPSHHDQIHECVLTYVENCYRLAKELPTFDSQADRAAEHGEAQDITEIAALAVSLVGLLDGMSTYAHFWSPRERLCFVEKLHLVLSEQFLVAVETTSSTIRNLRTSDLSFQNWRRYARLSASAGRPLSSMLLQKSFLGFVRACTSPVAENGRIMSENALLDRYINSLDDTRQDSDDISALAKYSAQIAADQIQLLEEGSDYLQLGMPWQQNLAFTAKSFALVTFVNCIILDEDSADIDLLVSWLETTIFNPDQMASEELATISFKTLVVLSKISRLNAPNLTRSLLQFIVQNKQSGAILAIAARSLAQNLHLLSQDTIIGTLYSLGNVLSASPTHDKPNQHTGTLAEEAHLYTRHLITGTQRPNDSFISLTVDSEGDSSITYKNVIHTIITVATISKDSKIVALAQSMLLQKIGRVNVVLDACIVEETVALALKSEPTDFQLLLKFYARLYRDAVIQGNALIVDAVHRSRKYLALYLQKDNPLFKIYLTSLLESIVNKGGATDREKGRSNEVDLSAKEIYPYLRPVASLLSKLGSLEDIPGGLHENGDILSLLRDTWFNIAAHDVSLTSEAGHVYHEDLRILAEHSPPLVSDNRAELLESDIELNTVLRRGMNASHSSNKKKSLVQELPALEQEIKRLSYPKLIFLNATLLLESLRASSGDFTKILTYFLDPALNSPDIVNCMRAVVDKIVTLYLERFVSSNSAKFSAPYISQQLADTFVACCHRIQSIQQVASAAAAKIISKYPSSLCEKKSLFTLLDLLTLLWSSCLDEELDEYEWKSSFVSTTGKVNIELSDNYEFRKHTLNNLYDLARSWVAAIMNIAPLDVKGLLQTYLSEYEDDGAYGHTSMGRSFALEMGSMIPTSDQRLGSIERSGNTLLNMASDFVTQYTKRQEYRFSEAHSLSGQTLRSSLTHSKLDGARSESYLPVAQNIQQKLTELESQISHRSRTPPEMLQSVLRRAAALLCNNDGCEPSIISHLVSIPFQLFTSESIKMGISFWLGAINENPETEPRILVEAAQAWERTIRRKKGIFDPGFKYSDPFMTKIESLPSDKSVIVKRQRKTQNIISPHLHLLHFFESHFNATRLASPHIQRIFRQLVVATLDALRRTTGHPLAREIHFHIILFSLKVLRYCKGQSKVALWKLKDQILSAALSWFSHPPRWSYGANRLQVKAEDKILHDIESILGVNSWIVPGDAASRKSLNNKQDLVLALIDNERTRLRVWLSPLDTEKRHHTGTKSQEAVICGFLRLAWTENPNLAIQLASRFPSPKLQNDIRWLIFNFPEKALDDPDSLEILLGCALPQDVTFQLKYLLFWVPTNPIAAVTYFLPAYGNHPFILQYAMRALESHSVDISFFYIPQLVQALRYDALGYVERYLLETAQLSPYFAHQVIWNMKANAYKDEDSLIPDPVKPVLDKFTEELISSFSDEDCTFYEKEFSFFREITEISGKLRPYIKRSKPEKKEKIEEELRKIKVEVGVYLPSNPDGVVVGIDRKSGKPLQSHAKAPYMATFRIKKTKSETNGNGNGDTNNKTPFAEANQTDNAAAATNLPAKAETYEVWQSAIFKVGDDCRQDVLALQMIAAFRSIFGSVGLDVFVYPYRVVATAPGCGVIDVLPNSISRDMLGREAVNGLYDYFVSKYGGEDSIRFQEARSNFVKSMAAYSVISYLLQFKDRHNGNIMIDDAGHIIHIDFGFCFDIAPGGIRFERAPFKLTSEMIAVMGGRAPYQHHQPPTESSGLSFPGISTHHHLNSQSYRWFEALVVKAFLASRPYQAKLAQIVTLMLDSGLPCFKPDTLKNFRDRFVLDKSEHEAAQFMRELIRKSYASMSTGAYDQFQLWSNNIPY, encoded by the exons AT GCATTCGACATATATTCGCCGTGTCGCCTTTGAAAAACTAGCGACATTGGCAGCAAAATACCCCGGAGCTTGCCATACCAACACGTCTGATATCGACCGGCTTCGCAATGCATGTCGACGCCCGAAGGCATCCCCGACCGGCTTCCTCGACGATGTTTTTAAAGGGAGGGCATCTCCAGCTCCAATT AGAATCCGAGATTTAGACgcccttctttctctctgcGAAGCTGCTCCCCTGACCTCCAAGCCGGAAGATGTTGCGAAACTTGTTACCCTTTTTACAGATTACCTCCCGGACTGTTGCTCCCTAGTGTTCAACTCCTCTCCTTTCCTCCACAGTCTCGAGACTCCTCCATGGGAACTTTTGACCCGCAACCTCATCACCGCGTTGCTCTCACTTGGATTGCACCATCCATCACATCACGATCAGATACATGAGTGCGTTCTTACTTATGTGGAGAACTGTTATCGGCTCGCAAAAGAGTTACCCACCTTCGATAGTCAAGCAGATCGTGCAGCTGAACATGGGGAGGCCCAAGATATCACGGAAATCGCCGCCCTCGCGGTGTCGTTAGTTGGGCTTTTGGATGGTATGTCTACGTATGCACATTTCTGGAGTCCAAGGGAACGCCTATGTTTTGTCGAAAAACTACATCTGGTGCTCTCGGAGCAGTTCCTGGTCGCCGTTGAAACAACCTCCTCCACCATTCGTAATCTACGAACTTCGGATCTTTCATTTCAGAATTGGCGACGATATGCTAGACTATCTGCTTCCGCCGGGAGGCCACTTAGTTCGATGCTACTTCAAAAATCCTTCCTCGGATTCGTCAGAGCTTGCACATCTCCCGTAGCTGAGAACGGTCGGATAATGTCCGAAAATGCTCTCTTGGATCGGTATATAAACAGCCTAGATGATACAAGGCAAGACAGTGATGATATATCTGCTCTTGCGAAATACTCTGCCCAAATCGCTGCTGATCAAATTCAACTTTTGGAAGAGGGATCGGATTATTTGCAATTGGGCATGCCTTGGCAACAGAATCTTGCATTCACGGCCAAATCATTTGCCTTAGTAACCTTCGTCAACTGCATTATTCTTGATGAAGATTCCGCTGACATTGACCTCTTAGTCTCATGGCTGGAAACCACCATTTTTAATCCTGATCAAATGGCAAGTGAGGAGTTGGCTACAATTTCTTTCAAGACCCTGGTGGTTTTATCAAAAATATCACGCCTAAATGCGCCAAATTTGACAAGATCTCTACTACAATTTATTGTTCAGAATAAGCAAAGTGGTGCGATTCTCGCTATTGCCGCTCGTTCTTTAGCCCAAAATCTTCACCTTCTCTCCCAGGACACTATCATTGGCACACTCTATTCTTTGGGAAATGTCCTTAGCGCAAGTCCTACTCACGATAAACCAAACCAGCACACAGGGACGCTCGCGGAAGAAGCCCACTTATACACACGCCATTTAATCACGGGCACTCAGCGACCAAATGACAGTTTCATTTCGCTCACCGTTGACAGTGAAGGAGATTCCTCGATCACTTACAAAAATGTGATACACACGATCATAACCGTTGCCACGATTTCCAAAGATAGCAAAATTGTGGCTTTGGCGCAATCTATGCTTTTGCAGAAAATCGGGAGAGTAAACGTTGTCCTTGATGCTTGCATTGTCGAAGAAACTGTTGCACTTGCTCTCAAAAGTGAGCCTACGGATTTCCAGCTCCTTCTCAAGTTTTACGCTCGTCTCTATCGTGATGCAGTCATTCAAGGCAATGCCCTTATCGTTGACGCC GTCCATAGGTCAAGGAAATATCTTGCTCTGTATCTTCAAAAGGATAATCCTTTATTTAAAATCTACCTGACATCCCTTCTGGAAAGCATTGTCAACAAAGGAGGCGCAACAGATCGAGAAAAAGGCCGCTCGAACGAAGTTGACTTGTCCGCAAAAGAAATTTACCCTTATTTGAGACCtgttgcttctcttctctccaaGCTTGGGTCTCTTGAAGATATCCCGGGTGGTCTCCATGAGAATGGAGATATACTCTCTTTATTAAGGGACACTTGGTTCAATATCGCTGCACATGATGTTTCATTGACCTCTGAAGCAGGTCATGTGTATCATGAAGACCTCCGCATCCTTGCCGAGCATTCCCCTCCGCTGGTTTCAGATAATCGTGCGGAGTTGCTTGAGAGTGACATCGAGTTAAACACCGTTCTTAGACGGGGTATGAACGCATCACACTCCTCTAACAAAAAGAAGAGCTTAGTCCAAGAACTACCAGCTCTAGAACAAGAGATCAAGCGATTAAGTTACCCAAAACTCATATTCCTCAATGCAACCTTGCTCCTTGAAAGCCTTCGTGCCTCTTCAGGAGATTTCACCAAAATTCTCACTTACTTTCTCGATCCGGCATTGAATAGTCCTGACATAGTGAATTGCATGAGAGCTGTTGTCGACAAAATCGTGACACTGTACCTCGAAAGATTTGTCTCCAGCAATTCCGCAAAATTTTCCGCTCCCTATAtttcccagcagcttgcagACACTTTTGTTGCATGTTGTCATCGGATTCAAAGTATACAGCAAGTCGCATCCGCCGCTGCTGCGAAGATAATATCTAAATATCCATCATCGTTGTGTGAAAAGAAGTCACTATTCACACTTCTGGACTTATTAACACTCTTGTGGTCTTCCTGTTTGGATGAGGAATTGGATGAATATGAATGGAAATCATCCTTTGTCTCTACCACCGGCAAGGTCAATATTGAATTATCGGATAATTATGAGTTCAGAAAACATACATTGAACAACCTTTATGACCTAGCTCGGTCCTGGGTAGCGGCAATAATGAATATTGCACCTCTAGATGTCAAAGGTTTACTCCAG ACGTATCTATCCGAGTACGAGGATGACGGTGCATATGGCCATACCTCTATGGGAAGGTCTTTCGCCCTTGAGATGGGTTCAATGATTCCCACAAGTGACCAGCGATTAG GTTCTATTGAACGCAGTGGGAATACGTTATTGAATATGGCATCTGATTTTGTCACTCAATATACCAAACGTCAAGAATATCGCTTTTCGGAAGCTCATTCCCTTTCTGGCCAGACCCTACGGTCATCCTTAACTCATT CTAAGCTTGACGGAGCAAGAAGTGAAAGCTACTTACCGGTAGCCCAGAATATCCAACAAAAATTGACTGAATTGGAATCGCAGATCTCGCACCGAAGCAGAACGCCTCCTGAGATGCTTCAAAGTGTACTTCGTAGAGCCGCTGCTCTTCTTTGCAACAACGATGGTTGTGAACCATCCATTATTTCCCATTTAGTCAGTATCCCTTTCCAGCTATTTACCAGCGAGTCCATCAAAATGGGCATTTCATTCTGGCTTGGTGCAATCAACGAGAATCCGGAAACGGAGCCGAGGATATTAGTGGAAGCTGCACAAGCTTGGGAACGTACTATTCGCCGCAAAAAGGGCATATTTGACCCCGGTTTTAA ATATTCGGACCCGTTTATGACGAAAATTGAGTCATTACCTTCCGACAAGAGCGTCATCGTAAAACGTCAGCGAAAAACTCAGAATATTATATCGCCTCACTTACACTTGCTACATTTTTTTGAGAGCCATTTCAATGCGACAAGGCTCGCCAGCCCTCATATCCAAAGGATTTTCAGGCAACTTGTAGTGGCGACGCTGGATGCCTTGAGGCGCACGACTGGTCATCCACTTGCGCGAGAAATTCATTTTCACATTATCCTCTTCAGTTTAAAAGTGCTCCGATATTGCAAGGGACAATCAAAGGTTGCACTATGGAAACTTAAGGACCAAATCCTCTCAGCCGCCTTGAGCTGGTTTAGTCATCCACCCAG GTGGTCCTATGGGGCAAATCGCCTCCAAGTGAAAGCCGAGGACAAGATTTTACATGATATTGAATCCATATTAGGCGTAAATTCATGGATTGTGCCTGGAGATGCTGCTTCCCGGAAATCCCTGAATAATAAACAGGATCTTGTTCTGGCTTTGATTGACAATGAAAGAACCCGCCTAAGGGTGTGGCTCTCTCCCCTTGATACTGAGAAACGCCATCACACTGGAACCAAATCCCAAGAG GCTGTTATTTGTGGGTTTCTGAGACTCGCATGGACAGAAAACCCGAATTTGGCCATTCAATTAGCGTCGAGGTTTCCTTCACCGAAGCTGCAAAATGACATCCGCTGGTTAATATTTAATTTCCCCGAGAAGGCCTTGGATGATCCGGACAGTTTAGAGATACTTTTGGGGTGTGCGTTACCTCAAGATGTCACCTTCCAACTGAAG tatcttcttttctggGTCCCAACAAACCCCATCGCAGCAGTCACATATTTCCTTCCAGCATATGGAAACCACCCTTTTATCCTACAATATGCGATGCGCGCTTTGGAGAGCCACTCAGTGGACATTAGCTTTTTCTACATTCCTCAACTCGTCCAGGCTCTGCGCTACGATGCACTGGGCTACGTTGAGCGTTATCTACTTGAGACCGCCCAGCTTTCTCCGTATTTTGCGCACCAAGTGATCTGGAATATGAAGGCGAACGCCTATAAAGATGAAGACTCGCTAATT CCCGATCCGGTCAAACCCGTTCTTGATAAGTTTACGGAAGAATTAATCTCCAGCTTTTCAGACGAAGACTGTACCTTTTACGAGAAGGAATTTTCGTTCTTCCGTGAAATTACGGAGATTTCAGGAAAGCTGCGGCCATACATAAAGCGTAGCAAGCcagagaaaaaggagaagattGAGGAAGAGCTCCGAAAAATCAAAGTCGAAGTTGGCGTGTATCTTCCTAGCAATCCTGATGGTGTCGTTGTCGGTATCGATCGTAAATCTGGCAAGCCACTACAAAGTCATGCGAAAGCACCATACATGGCTACCTTCAGAATCAAAAAAACCAAATCAGAAACAAATGGCAATGGAAATGGTGATACCAACAACAAAACCCCCTTTGCCGAGGCAAATCAGACGGATAATGCAGCAGCCGCAACGAACCTTCCAGCGAAAGCAGAAACCTATGAAGTCTGGCAATCGGCCATTTTCAAAGTTGGTGATGATTGCCGCCAGGATGTATTGGCATTACAAATGATAGCAGCATTTCGCAGCATCTTCGGTAGTGTCGGTCTAGACGTTTTCGTCTATCCATACCGTGTGGTTGCCACCGCTCCAGGCTGCGGAGTTATCGATGTCCTTCCGAACTCAATTTCGCGAGATATGCTCGGACGCGAAGCGGTTAACGGATTATATGACTACTTCGTCTCTAAATACGGTGGCGAAGATTCAATTCGGTTCCAAGAAGCCCGCAGCAATTTCGTGAAATCCATGGCTGCATATTCTGTGATTTCCTATTTACTTCAGTTTAAGGACCGGCATAACGGGAACATCATGATAGATGACGCTGGACATATTATCCACATAGACTTTGGATTTTGCTTCGACATTGCACCAGGGGGCATTCGTTTCGAGCGCGCCCCTTTCAAACTAACATCAGAAATGATCGCTGTCATGGGTGGACGGGCACCTTATCAGCACCATCAACCCCCTACCGAGAGCAGCGGATTGTCCTTTCCAGGAATATCTACGCACCATCATCTAAATTCCCAGTCCTACCGTTGGTTCGAAGCGCTCGTTGTCAAAGCTTTCCTCGCCTCGCGTCCCTACCAGGCGAAACTGGCACAGATTGTCACACTAATGCTCGACAGCGGCTTGCCGTGCTTCAAACCAGACACCTTGAAGAATTTTCGTGATAGATTTGTGCTCGACAAGAGTGAACATGAAGCAGCTCAGTTTATGAGGGAGCTGATTCGAAAGAGTTATGCGAGCATGTCGACGGGAGCTTATGATCAGTTCCAGCTGTGGTCTAATAACATCCCCTATTAA
- a CDS encoding uncharacterized protein (EggNog:ENOG410PFKJ~COG:D~TransMembrane:1 (i456-475o)~BUSCO:2873at33183): MPPQKEKSSLKRGRASGGNHEQDVKKPRRSERLSSQLAQSQAARANKAYLPPLIQQDSTATEIHKEATVTPPEGRPSQLRHHTPGPESLTQLSSPPGDTQAFSQNPSRVYVSGVEEEAAEGVWGYLIPLDNKFGDTLVLKKRDTCFSSPIGGVTNNRNGASRSKRSKGKGMPTPLQLNPSGYLIGRHSECDLILDIPTISNRHCLIFHENREGDSVAILEDLSSNGTFVNEAIVGRNNRRELEDGDEVTVLDEARFIFRYPRNRDAGGFRQQYRILEQLGKGHFATVYLCAERATGIKYAVKRFEKRPGDSHRSDNDTLQQEIAMLKSVNHTNVLCLKDTFDESDGVYLVLELAPEGELFNWIVSHQKLKEDETRHVFRQLFQGLKYLHDRNIVHRDIKPENILLMDKHLTAKLADFGLAKIIGEDSFTTTLCGTPSYVAPEILENSRRRRYTRAVDIWSLGVVLYICLCGFPPFSDELYSAEHPYTLAEQIKLGNFDYPSPYWDSVGDLALDLIDRMLTVDVDQRASIDECLQHPWLTGKYPSVADSTDGLTGAMGQLDFSKRKVERERTLLSDINDVPVSQVYDDSRQEGYGQVKIFDKNTAGKRVHNQPAKGLKYRQEPKPDVNRDPVEFIHMGGRGDQTLFAHDPDSRYESDEVPRRKR, encoded by the exons ATGCCCCcgcagaaagaaaagagtaGTCTAAAAAGGGGAAGA GCGAGCGGCGGTAACCATGAGCAGGATGTTAAAAAGCCCCGGCGTTCAGAGCGACTATCGTCCCAATTGGCACAATCGCAAGCAGCTCGAGCAAACAAAGCCTACCTTCCTCCGCTTATCCAACAAGATTCCACAGCGACAGAGATTCATAAAGAAGCCACTGTCACACCTCCAGAGGGCCGTCCAAGCCAGCTTCGCCATCATACACCGGGGCCAGAAAGCCTGACCCAATTGTCATCTCCTCCAGGTGACACCCAGGCCTTCTCTCAAAACCCTTCCCGGGTGTATGTGAGCGGGGTGGAAGAGGAAGCCGCAGAAGGTGTATGGGGCTATCTAATCCCGCTGGACAACAAGTTCGGAGATACACTTGTGCTGAAAAAAAGAGACACctgcttttcttctccaATTGGCGGTGTAACAAATAACCGTAATGGTGCTTCAAGATCAAAGCGTAGCAAAGGGAAAGGAATGCCCACTCCCCTACAATTGAACCCCAGTGGTTACTTAATAGGTCGTCACTCCGAATGCG ATTTGATTCTAGATATACCGACTATCTCTAACCGGCATTGTTTGATATTCCATGAAAATAGGGAGGGCGATTCAGTTGCCATTCTAGAGGACCTATCTAGCAATGGTACTTTTGTCAACGAAGCCATTGTTGGCCGCAACAATCGGCGCGAGCTTGAAGACGGGGACGAAGTTACTGTGCTGGACGAAGCTCGATTTATCTTTCGCTATCCCCGTAACCGAGACGCCGGTGGATTCCGACAACAATATCGCATCTTAGAGCAGCTCGGAAAGGGTCATTTTGCGACAGTATACCTCTGCGCTGAAAGAGCGACTGGTATCAAATATGCTGTCAAAAGGTTTGAAAAGCGGCCGGGAGATTCTCATAGATCTGATAACGACACCCTTCAACAAGAAATTGCGATGTTGAAAAGTGTCAACCATACAAACGTGCTTTGTCTTAAAGAcacctttgatgagagtgACGGAGTCTATCTAGTCCTCGAGCTTGCTCCGGAAGGAGAGCTGTTTAACTGGATTGTTTCTCACCAAAAGCTGAAGGAAGATGAAACGCGCCATGTATTCCGTCAGCTGTTCCAGGGGCTAAAGTATCTG CACGATCGCAACATCGTTCATCGTGATATAAAGCCTGAAAACATACTACTTATGGATAAGCATCTAACAGCCAAGTTGGCGGACTTCGGGCTTGCCAAAATAATAGGCGAGGATTCGTTTACCACCACCTT ATGCGGTACACCGAGCT ACGTTGCACCAGAGATCCTTGAAAACAGTAGACGACGACGATACACGCGAGCTGTTGACATCTGGTCATTAGGGGTCGTTCTTTATATCTGTCTCTGCGGCTTTCCGCCATTTTCTGACGAACTTTATTCGGCTGAACACCCATATACCCTAGCAGAGCAGATAAAGTTGGGTAATTTTGACTATCCGTCGCCATATTGGGACTCTGTTGGGGATCTGGCGCTCGATTTGATCGATAGAATGCTCACGGTGGATGTTGATCAACGGGCTTCCATCGACGAGTGTCTGCAGCACCCTTGGTTAACTGGAAAGTATCCTAGTGTCGCAGATAGCACGGACGGGTTAACCGGAGCAATGGGTCAGTTAGACTTCTCGAAGCGCAAGGTTGAACGAGAAAGGACCCTTTTAAGCGATATCAACGATGTCCCTGTCAGTCAGGTTTATGATGATAGCCGACAAGAGGGTTATGGTCAGGTGAAAATTTTCGACAAAAATACGGCGGGAAAACGGGTTCATAATCAACCCGCAAAGGGCTTGAAGTATCGACAAGAACCGAAACCGGACGTAAATCGAGATCCCGTGGAGTTTATCCATATGGGTGGACGTGGTGACCAGACGCTTTTTGCCCATGACCCGGACAGCCGATACGAATCAGACGAAGTTCCCAGGAGGAAACGATAG
- the ERG11_2 gene encoding Lanosterol 14-alpha-demethylase (EggNog:ENOG410PFY8~COG:Q~BUSCO:4416at33183): MEQKKFVKFGLTSEALRSYVTLITREVESYLENSPAFQGDSGVFNVAKSVAEITIYTASRSLQGKEVRDKFDSSFAELYADLDMGFAAINFMFPWAPLPHNRKRDRAQQKMTQVYTDIIRERRKAGGKKDSEDMVWNLMSSVYKDGTPVPDVEVAHMMIALLMAGQHSSASTGSWIVLRLASRPDILEELYQEQLRVLGPDLPPLTYESLQRLELHSNVIKETLRLHAPIHSILRAVKSPMPVDGTKYVVPTSHNLLAAPGVPSRMADYFPEPMLWDPHRWEKGGGVNATGVQDEAAEEKVDYGYGLVSKGANSPYLPFGSGRHRCIGEQFAYVQLGTITAALVRALKLRKLDGDKEVPDTDYSSLFSKPLGNPRVAWEKRKPSSKQ, translated from the exons ATGGAACAGAAGAAG TTTGTCAAATTTGGTCTTACCTCGGAGGCGTTACGATCCTACGTGACCCTTATCACCAGAGAAGTCGAAAGCTACCTTGAAAATTCGCCTGCGTTTCAAGGAGACTCTGGCGTGTTTAATGTTGCAAAATCCGTTGCCGAGATTACAATCTACACTGCGTCTCGATCCCTCCAAGGGAAGGAAGTCCGAGATAAATTCGACTCGAGCTTCGCTGAGTTGTACGCCGATCTCGACATGGGTTTCGCCGCCATCAACTTTATGTTTCCTTGGGCTCCCCTTCCGCACAACCGCAAGCGGGACAGGGCCCAGCAGAAGATGACCCAAGTCTACACGGACATAATTCGCGAACGACGCAAAGCTGGTGGAAAGAAAGATTCTGAAGACATGGTGTGGAATTTGATGTCATCTGTTTACAAAGACGGAACACCGGTGCCGGACGTTGAAGTCGCGCATATGATGATTGCTTTGTTAATGGCTGGACAACACTCCTCAGCGTCGACGGGTTCCTGGATCGTCCTCCGACTTGCAAGCCGCCCTGATATCCTTGAGGAATTGTACCAAGAACAGCTCCGAGTTCTCGGTCCAGATCTTCCCCCGTTGACGTACGAATCTCTTCAGCGCCTAGAACTTCATTCAAATGTCATCAAGGAAACACTACGCCTACACGCACCCATTCACTCAATTCTTCGCGCCGTGAAGTCTCCGATGCCTGTAGATGGAACGAAATATGTGGTTCCAACTTCCCATAACCTTCTCGCAGCCCCAGGAGTTCCGTCACGTATGGCTGACTACTTCCCTGAGCCTATGCTATGGGACCCCCATCGCTGGGAGAAAGGGGGAGGTGTCAATGCAACTGGAGTCCAGGACGAAGCGGCCGAAGAGAAAGTTGATTATGGTTACGGGTTAGTTAGTAAAGGTGCAAATAGCCCCTATCTACCATTTGGTTCTGGTCGACATCGGTGCATTGGTGAACAGTTTGCGTATGTACAACTTGGAACGATCACTGCAGCACTGGTACGAGCTTTGAAGTTGAGAAAACTCGATGGTGATAAGGAAGTTCCTGATACGGATTATTCG TCCTTGTTTTCAAAACCTCTAGGCAACCCGAGGGTCGCTTGGGAGAAACGCAAACCGTCTTCGAAACAATGA
- a CDS encoding mitochondrial 37S ribosomal protein mS41 (EggNog:ENOG410PT9D~COG:S~BUSCO:11992at33183), with translation MATGKSALKPLLSFRLPGLLQTSHRCVRYLHKAVRRGFVPSPTPFVPDTKTFLTLIGRNMSQYSDKLSSWEQLFTISSQELRELGVEPARQRRYLLRWVDKFRRGEYGVGGNLDHVTDGVAELRAVEVPREQIRATDITTGRDTGTHSFSLAGTATTSPGSKWVIVNLPVGETEVKENMFSIKKYSEIKLHRGNKIKGPYVELLPGANGSAAKITVQEGMWEDKLGRKIDGGERRRAEVRAKRRIAESKKQ, from the coding sequence ATGGCAACTGGCAAATCTGCTCTTAAACCCCTTCTCTCCTTCCGCCTTCCTGGACTCCTCCAAACCTCCCACCGATGTGTGCGCTATCTCCATAAAGCCGTCCGGCGTGGCTTCGTCCCGTCTCCTACCCCTTTCGTCCCAGATACGAAAACATTCCTCACCCTTATTGGTCGCAACATGTCCCAATACAGTGATAAATTAAGTTCTTGGGAGCAATTATTTACAATCTCATCTCAAGAGCTGCGCGAGTTGGGTGTAGAGCCTGCCCGCCAAAGACGATACTTGCTTCGATGGGTTGATAAATTTCGGCGTGGAGAGTACGGCGTTGGGGGGAACTTGGACCATGTCACTGATGGCGTCGCGGAGCTACGTGCTGTTGAAGTTCCGCGGGAGCAGATTCGCGCTACCGATATCACCACAGGCAGGGATACCGGCACTCATTCATTCAGCCTGGCTGGTACCGCTACAACCTCCCCGGGAAGCAAATGGGTGATTGTCAATCTACCAGTGGGCGAGACGGAAGTGAAAGAAAACATGTTTTCGATTAAAAAATATTCCGAAATCAAACTTCATCGTGGAAATAAGATAAAAGGACCGTATGTCGAGCTGCTTCCTGGCGCGAACGGCAGCGCGGCGAAAATTACGGTACAGGAAGGTATGTGGGAGGATAAATTAGGTCGGAAAATTGATGGAGGTGAAAGAAGACGAGCAGAAGTGCGAGCAAAACGACGAATTGCGGAGTCGAAGAAACAATGA